The following DNA comes from Picosynechococcus sp. PCC 7003.
AGGCCGTTACCTGGTCTTTAGTAGCGATCGCCGCCAGCAACGGCGTATTTTTTTGTATGATCTCGCCCAACGCAAACTCTTGCCCCTGCCCGGTTTAAATCAGCCCAATGTGTTCTATGACCAGCCAGATATTAGCCGCAATGGCCGCTTCATTGTCTACACTTCAGAGCAGGAAGGCAAAACGAATATTTATCTCTACGACCGCCAAACGTTCCAGAGCCAAAATCTGACCCGCACCTATATTGGTCAAGTGCGTAATCCGACCGTCAGCGGCGATGGCCGTTGGATAGCCTTTGAAGGCGATCGCACTGGGCAATGGGATATTGAGGTGATTGATCGCGGTGTTCAACCGGATTTGGTCGAAGCAGAATAACTAAACCCCAAGACCCACTCGCGCGAGATCCTGGGGTGAAAATTTGTGCATTGCTTGGGAGATATCCCCAAGGGATTGAAATCTCTCGCTCAATCGAGTAATTAGCCTACAGCTTGATGATTTCAAAGGCGGCCAAAGCAACGGCGATCGCCCCTAAAATCAATGTCCCAGCCCCAGCAATGGTGACAGTTCTCCCAATCACACTAACCCAAGCAGGAGCCACCCACGGCGTTTCATCTTGTTCTTGGAAATAACCCAAATCTTCTAACTGTTGACGATAATCAGCACCATAGCGGGGCATCCGGGCAAAGGGCAAATTCCCTTCTGTACGTTGGGGTAAGATGCGGCGCCGTTGGTAAGGCACGGTATCTAAGCCAAAATTGTCGAGATATTCCTCAGAGTTTAAGAGGGCATCCACAAAGCCATTTAAACCTTGGGTCGCCAACAAAATAGACCAAGAGAGAACTTCTTTTTGACCATAAATATCGCGACCGAGTACCCGCTGAACACACATCTGCACAAAGCGATAATTATTGTTCACGTCATAGTTCCGTTGCCGGAAAGACTCGGACAATAACAACGCCCGGATAAAGTCCTGAACGGTGATAAAGCCGGATTTCAGCTTAGATTCTTGAACTTTCAGGCGATTTTGTTCAAGCATCTGCTGCTCATTGAAAATTTGACGATAGGCCGCTTGAATTA
Coding sequences within:
- a CDS encoding PD40 domain-containing protein, translating into MKRAWAIALLGISCIGCQSTSFVTPPADPLGNNLNSLHSEKNPRLSDEGRYLVFSSDRRQQRRIFLYDLAQRKLLPLPGLNQPNVFYDQPDISRNGRFIVYTSEQEGKTNIYLYDRQTFQSQNLTRTYIGQVRNPTVSGDGRWIAFEGDRTGQWDIEVIDRGVQPDLVEAE
- a CDS encoding phycobilisome rod-core linker polypeptide is translated as MTIPLLTYEPSSQNQRVQDFFIGSEESPKQFSVASAFAKTDFDTLIQAAYRQIFNEQQMLEQNRLKVQESKLKSGFITVQDFIRALLLSESFRQRNYDVNNNYRFVQMCVQRVLGRDIYGQKEVLSWSILLATQGLNGFVDALLNSEEYLDNFGLDTVPYQRRRILPQRTEGNLPFARMPRYGADYRQQLEDLGYFQEQDETPWVAPAWVSVIGRTVTIAGAGTLILGAIAVALAAFEIIKL